The genomic segment GTATTTGAAGTTAAGTTGAAAAAGcgtatttaaaagttgaaaagggTTAGTACGTAGTCAGAGCATTGGCTATTTTCCTTATCAATATTGCTTTTATTATCTCCTTGGTTTCGGTTAGCAtatcatttgttgttgttgttgctgttctCTTCTTTATGGTTTTCAGTATGGATTTTTCACTGCTGTATTTGTTTTACATACTTAATTTTTGATGTGCTTTACGTGAACCaaggatctatcggaaacaacctctctaccttctcTAGTTAGGGGTAAGCCTTAGTACATtccaccctccccagaccccacttgtgatttatgttgcttggactcttcaaaaatgtcatggGGTGCGGGTTGTATCCTTCAAAAGtaatgcatttttggaggatctgacatgGGTGAGGCAACATTTTtgggagagtccgagcaacttagcttgTGAGATTACGCTTGGTATGCTGTTGTTGGGTATAGGCACGAACAAAAGAGTTTTATAAATTGAATTGCTCTACCCATTGTCATTTGTTTTCGCGTTGAAGCTTAGATTCTTTCGCGAGCCAAACTAATTTCATCATGGCCATTCCGCTAATTGCCTTAAGATTTTGCGCTGAACGCTCAAGTTCTTTCACAATTCCCTTGATTTTGACAGTTTGGTAGATTTTGTGTTAGATCAATAAACTGATTTCAATACTCTAATATCGGCAGATAAAGACGTAAAGGCGCCTAATGTGTTTGAGAGAGTTAAAGAAGAGTTTGATGCATTGTTGCATAGTGAAAGACGTTCAGATCAGCATCACAAGGAAACTCACGGGTTGCGTAAGGATATTGATGAGAACACACCAATCGATGATGTGAAAGCACCCAATGTGTTCGAGAGAGCCAAGGAGGAAATCGAGGCTCTTGTTCAAGCAATTCATCCGAAAAAGGAAGATCATATTCATGCTTCGACTTCAGATGACGACAACAGGTTTCAAGAACGGGATTTTCTATAACAGATGGATAACAAATGTTTATGAGGATGTTAAGTAGTTAATTTTGCATTATTTTGTTGATGATCTGCAGGACTGATGGTACAATGGCCGAGTTGAAACATAATCCAGGTTTGAACTCTATGATTCATCTTTGACGGATTGTTTTAACTTAAGATTCGTGAATAATC from the Capsicum annuum cultivar UCD-10X-F1 chromosome 9, UCD10Xv1.1, whole genome shotgun sequence genome contains:
- the LOC107840926 gene encoding uncharacterized protein LOC107840926 isoform X1, with translation MSEEKLKTNSISSSDKDVKAPNVFERVKEEFDALLHSERRSDQHHKETHGLRKDIDENTPIDDVKAPNVFERAKEEIEALVQAIHPKKEDHIHASTSDDDNRTDGTMAELKHNPESITKAPTNQDKTAKEATESHSPGQKSPHRHHKETHGRSDDIDANTPINEVKGPNIFERAKEEIQALFHSIHRKK
- the LOC107840926 gene encoding uncharacterized protein LOC107840926 isoform X2, with the translated sequence MRTLLDKDVKAPNVFERVKEEFDALLHSERRSDQHHKETHGLRKDIDENTPIDDVKAPNVFERAKEEIEALVQAIHPKKEDHIHASTSDDDNRTDGTMAELKHNPESITKAPTNQDKTAKEATESHSPGQKSPHRHHKETHGRSDDIDANTPINEVKGPNIFERAKEEIQALFHSIHRKK